The genomic window CGTCGCCGGGCCGAAGAACATGACCGTCGAGCCGTACTTCATCGGCGGGGGAGGCGCCTACGATCTGCGGTTCGAGGGGCAGGACATCACGACCGGCAACGCGTTCTCCCACAGCACGACGCGGTTCGGGTGGAACGTCGGCGGCGGCATCGCGTTCCCGCTGCAGGCGGGCGGAAGCTCGCGGATGTTCATCGAGGCCCGGTACACGAGCATCTCCGTCGACGTCGACACGTTCTCCAACAGCGTTCACACCGGCGGGACCCGGTTTGCGTTCGTGCCGGTGAATATCGGGATCGTGTTCTAGAGGCGCGGATCAT from Thermoanaerobaculia bacterium includes these protein-coding regions:
- a CDS encoding outer membrane beta-barrel protein, whose product is MKKWVITVLAAGAMAAAPAVRAQGTRPVQFGLSGGADFPVADQSDVYKTGWNGTALVTFNFGNSPVGLRLDGSYHELKTKNELEAFFAGSGKTRIIDGTFDIVAGPKNMTVEPYFIGGGGAYDLRFEGQDITTGNAFSHSTTRFGWNVGGGIAFPLQAGGSSRMFIEARYTSISVDVDTFSNSVHTGGTRFAFVPVNIGIVF